One genomic region from Tigriopus californicus strain San Diego chromosome 4, Tcal_SD_v2.1, whole genome shotgun sequence encodes:
- the LOC131878915 gene encoding uncharacterized protein LOC131878915 isoform X2 has translation MASVKERDNTWLQLPVCPLEFKTREKCTLPTDQCPYAHPQDHVKALPCGYVVSCHDFVFSHGSKKRGCVRNNCKFFHPPMHLRIAVINAGKNNKRIRAELFRQIPAQPSLGIRSLAPGGIMPSPQWPPLANTAPYLWPHPDVTDQFAKSQPLTNNVMEMALTTNNLGLHSGYGLHGYPNPFPTIWYPAPNLVDAPKSTGRSDNSEPSESSPISSGLLPSPPRKRNSMNEVNPMETKRRFTTNSDEVPPGFEAPLVFYQPWSPTSAVSHDTGVNNAFLQYQQQLGFAQQAMAYQQSLLPMGYPFNINKQ, from the exons ATGGCAAGCGTCAAG GAAAGAGACAACACGTGGCTCCAATTGCCCGTTTGTCCGCTTGAATTCAAAACACGAGAAAAATGCACTCTCCCAACAGACCAATGTCCTTACGCCCATCCACAAGACCATGTCAAGGCTCTACCGTGCGGATACGTGGTGTCTTGTCATGATTTTGTATTCAGCCATGGCTCCAAAAAGCGAGGTTGTGTTAGAAACAATTGCAAATTCTTTCACCCACCCATGCATCTCCGGATAGCGGTGATCAATGCGGGAAAGAACAATAAACGCATCCGCGCCGAGCTATTTCGACAAATACCGGCTCAACCTAGTCTGGGAATAAGATCTTTAGCCCCAGGAGGTATAATGCCAAGCCCACAATGGCCACCACTGGCCAATACAGCTCCCTACTTGTGGC CTCACCCTGATGTTACCGACCAATTTGCCAAAAGCCAGCCTTTGACCAACAACGTCATGGAGATGGCTTTGACCACCAATAATCTTGGTTTACACTCTGGATATGGCTTGCATGGATATCCGAACCCTTTTCCAACCATTTGGTACCCAGCCCCAAACCTTGTTGACGCTCCAAAATCAACAGGAAGGTCCGATAACTCTGAGCCCAGCGAGTCTTCTCCGATATCTTCTGGTCTTCTCCCCTCACCTCCTCGAAAACGTAATTCTATGAATGAGGTCAATCCAATGGAGACGAAGAGACGTTTCACAACAAATTCTGATGAAGTCCCTCCGGGTTTTGAAGCTCCTTTGGTCTTCTATCAGCCGTGGAGCCCAACTTCGGCGGTGAGCCACGACACTGGGGTTAATAATGCGTTTCTACAATACCAACAGCAACTGGGTTTCGCCCAACAAGCGATggcttatcaacaaagcctTTTACCCATGGGATATCCATTTAAcatcaataaacaatga
- the LOC131878992 gene encoding uncharacterized protein LOC131878992 — translation MTSMGLPHVRISSTMMKPKFWKKKRSATISDIDPEYRVIYLGNVLTAWARGDGCVDKPLSTLWRNHVSSDKANIVMKLTITAQGLKAVTKEHGLTEYWAHRITFCAIDPSYPKVFCWIYRHEGRKMKQELRCHAVLCSSNKKAHALTQRLQERLHQALVDFKKEKISRQNARLSLANTIYDNPSMPYRKILLHTGSSNYRPSIDKGKAAPKLKVIEEAAHEVDETDPMEFSSSKCDSLVFQRLSNSSKAGDTILPESSEPSTAMTSLNSSLSNFPIETIMDNPNPEIQLQPGLLSPDTPHIQSDHDNIEDDRCLTSSDNEDEVDDSFDKSDHRNDDEDEDDEDEEDNTLEDEPNAQETGGKRPREDHDTEDDEEHKGTNKHPKNIPDHHHISMDTYERDKINNEQRHAQDRHDGRDQDRAIKFEDGLLPSEFTAAWLLPRDVDADSAASFSPDNHQFSSRLISNRRYRFDTTDSVDETHPAKDTESLQDCCAIDLKALKLHAEPDNISDESGYSEESSPSTCSKQASGKIDPLRRSSESDSLPHRQNQTTMIKYLQSQRYSGAKTYVTLNQELPTETDCDTLEVSPRRSASDFDLPSQRIATTPAVPCDLTVHSALMSEFTPSEKLRYLGKTSRAPQLSLHNHGLRNMEENDSASTNDTFCINI, via the exons ATGACTTCGATGGGTCTGCCTCACGTCCGAATATCCTCGACGATGATGAAGCCCAAGTTTTGGAAGAAGAAACGTTCAGCCACAATTAGTGATATCGACCCGGAATACCGGGTGATCTATTTGGGCAATGTCCTTACCGCCTGGGCTAGAG GGGATGGGTGTGTGGATAAGCCCTTGAGTACGCTTTGGCGAAATCACGTGTCATCGGATAAAGCCAATATAGTGATGAAATTGACCATCACCGCTCAAGGATTGAAAGCCGTTACCAAAGAACATGGACTCACAGAGTATTGGGCGCACAGAATCACCTTTTGCGCCATCGATCCCAGTTATCCGAAGGTCTTCTGTTGGATATACAG GCATGAAGGCCGGAAAATGAAGCAAGAGCTCCGTTGTCACGCAGTCTTGTGTTCAAGCAATAAAAAGGCCCATGCCTTGACCCAAAGGCTACAAGAGCGACTCCATCAAGCATTGGtggacttcaaaaaagaaaagatatccCGACAGAATGCCAGGTTGAGCCTGGCCAACACCATTTACGACAACCCATCGATGCCCTACCGAAAAATTCTACTCCACACTGGATCCTCCAATTACCGACCTTCTATAGACAAGGGCAAAGCTGCTCCCAAGTTAAAAGTCATCGAAGAAGCCGCCCATGAGGTGGACGAAACGGATCCCATGGAATTCTCCAGCTCTAAATGTGACTCCTTAGTGTTTCAACGTCTGTCGAACTCGTCAAAAGCCGGGGACACCATTTTGCCCGAATCGTCCGAACCCTCGACAGCCATGACCAGTCTCAACTCCTCCCTGTCCAATTTTCCTATCGAGACCATCATGGACAACCCCAATCCGGAAATTCAGCTCCAACCTGGGCTCTTAAGTCCGGACACGCCACATATCCAGAGCGATCATGATAATATCGAGGATGACCGTTGCCTAACTAGTTCTGATAATGAAGACGAGGTTGATGACTCATTCGACAAAAGCGATCATCGGaacgatgatgaagacgaggacgatgaagatgaggaagatAATACCCTGGAGGATGAACCCAATGCACAAGAGACAGGTGGCAAACGTCCTCGAGAAGATCATGACACTGAAGACGATGAGGAGCACAAGGGTACCAACAAACATCCCAAGAACATCCCGGACCATCATCACATTTCCATGGACACATATGAGCGAGACAAAATTAACAATGAACAGAGACACGCTCAAGACCGACACGATGGTCGAGACCAAGATAGGGCTATTAAATTCGAGGACGGATTACTCCCGTCCGAATTCACGGCGGCCTGGCTCTTACCGCGTGATGTGGATGCGGATTCAGCCGCCAGTTTCTCCCCCGATAACCACCAATTCTCCTCTCGGCTGATTTCGAATCGACGGTATCGTTTCGACACCACGGACTCCGTGGACGAGACCCATCCCGCCAAGGATACCGAGTCCCTTCAAGATTGTTGTGCAATTGATTTGAAAGCCCTGAAGTTGCATGCAGAGCCCGATAATATTTCAGATGAAAGTGGCTACTCCGAGGAGAGCTCTCCCAGTACGTGCTCCAAGCAAGCCTCCGGAAAGATCGATCCGCTGAGGAGATCCTCCGAATCCGACTCCCTACCCCACCGTCAGAACCAAACAACTATGATCAAATACCTGCAGAGCCAGCGCTATTCCGGAGCGAAAACCTATGTGACCTTGAATCAAGAACTCCCCACCGAGACTGATTGTGATACATTGGAAGTTTCCCCACGAAGATCAGCATCCGATTTTGACCTTCCCTCCCAACGAATCGCCACCACCCCCGCCGTCCCATGTGACCTGACTGTGCACAGTGCCTTGATGAGCGAGTTCACGCCCAGCGAAAAGCTCAGATACCTCGGAAAAACGTCCAGAGCACCCCAATTGTCGTTGCATAATCATGGGCTCCGAAATATGGAGGAGAATGACAGTGCTAGTACTAATGATACATTCTGTATCAACATATGA
- the LOC131878918 gene encoding uncharacterized protein LOC131878918, with product MVAFDISLQGSEYESKWSLRKGQYLLSLDKQGFIFSCPAKSVSIVKTLVKKSGTRQKSRKEGDYYFLQFGESCPRGSGVIRIFSSQVYEIAAAVEFMLKHNQPKPKASQTLDRDNKRVHVQSMKAQPQTVGAEHSSSEKGMFKWIHSAWKKISSKKTKEPPTSMPNTPLPIRRDSLEPEEAYEPGSNSDCNYEYEYVYEYCAPVIDRSLKWHKNSAAATEYCEDILVQVDPATNGRVLVNERDIYSTSQAPRKLGKVGPPQNNPQPAHEPDLYN from the exons ATGGTGGCCTTTGACATCTCTCTCCAGGGATCAGAATACGAAAGCAAATGGTCCTTACGCAAAG GTCAATATCTGCTCAGTTTGGACAAACAAGGCTTTATTTTCTCTTGTCCAGCCAAAAGTGTTTCTATTGTGAAAACTCTGGTGAAGAAAAGTGGAACCCGTCAAAAAAGTCGCAAGGAAGGAGATTattattttcttcaatttggcgAATCGTGTCCAAGAGGATCTGGAGTGATTCGAATCTTTTCATCTCAGGTCTATGAAATTGCTGCGGCTGTGGAGTTTATGTTAAAACATAACCAGCCTAAGCCTAAAGCCAGTCAG ACTCTCGATCGGGACAACAAAAGAGTCCATGTTCAATCAATGAAGGCCCAACCACAAACCGTGGGGGCTGAGCATTCTTCTTCAGAAAAAGGCATGTTCAAGTGGATTCATTCGGCATGGAAGAAAATCTCATCTAAAAAGACCAAAGAGCCACCAACATCAATGCCAAACACGCCACTTCCAATCAGAAGAGATTCTCTCGAGCCTGAAGAAGCGTATGAGCCAGGATCAAATAGCGATTGCAACTACGAATATGAGTACGTGTATGAATATTGCGCTCCAGTCATCGACCGAAGTTTAAAATGGCATAAAAATAGCGCCGCTGCCACGGAATATTGTGAGGATATCTTGGTACAAGTGGACCCTGCAACCAATGGCCGTGTGTTGGTGAATGAAAGGGACATCTATTCCACATCACAAGCTCCCCGTAAGCTTGGGAAGGTTGGCCCCCCTCAAAACAATCCACAGCCAGCTCATGAACCTGATCTATATAACTAA
- the LOC131878932 gene encoding glutamine amidotransferase-like class 1 domain-containing protein 3, mitochondrial has translation MLAPIRNQLLKMAPRSSLASAQLSSVTGPKEERTVAVVLSGCGVYDGTEVHEAAACLAALTRHGFNPLICAPNFNQGHVVDHQTGNEMKELRNVLQESARIARGAVSPLADLKGNAKIEALVFPGGFGAAKNLSDFGFKGADMSVHEDVKRTLLEFHGAGKPIALCCIAPILAAKVFGDQGIKLTLGKQGDESKWPFGGAVEVAKGFGANVEELDVSQVCLDEKNKIITSPAFMYNGAFHEIQDGVNKMIAVLAKLLA, from the coding sequence ATGTTGGCTCCAATCCGTAATCAATTGCTGAAGATGGCGCCTCGAAGTTCGCTCGCATCCGCCCAATTATCCTCCGTAACTGGGCCCAAAGAAGAACGAACGGTGGCCGTGGTTCTCTCTGGATGCGGCGTATACGACGGTACAGAGGTGCATGAAGCCGCTGCTTGCTTAGCCGCATTAACTCGACACGGTTTCAATCCGCTTATATGCGCTCCGAACTTCAACCAAGGCCACGTGGTGGACCATCAAACGggcaatgaaatgaaagaactCCGAAATGTTCTACAGGAATCGGCCAGAATAGCCCGAGGAGCGGTCAGTCCATTGGCAGATCTTAAAGGCAATGCCAAGATTGAGGCTCTGGTGTTTCCCGGTGGTTTTGGAGCGGCCAAGAATTTGTCAGATTTTGGCTTCAAGGGTGCTGATATGTCGGTTCATGAGGATGTGAAGCGAACCTTGCTCGAGTTTCACGGAGCGGGAAAACCTATCGCCCTTTGCTGTATTGCTCCAATTTTGGCGGCCAAAGTCTTCGGTGACCAGGGAATCAAATTGACCTTAGGAAAGCAGGGGGATGAATCCAAATGGCCTTTCGGTGGCGCAGTGGAAGTGGCCAAAGGTTTTGGTGCTAACGTGGAAGAGCTTGATGTCAGCCAAGTATGTTTGGATGAGAAGAATAAGATCATCACTTCACCGGCATTCATGTACAATGGAGCGTTCCATGAGATCCAGGATGGcgtaaacaagatgattgcTGTGCTTGCTAAATTATTGGCCTGA
- the LOC131878920 gene encoding 5-hydroxyisourate hydrolase-like codes for MSGARQSFPDPISSHVLDTSAGVPGRDIPISLWKLNQQDGKWLVVGNRQSTNNDGRASAFLTWDDFTIGVYKAHFEVAPYFQGKNQESFFPFCEIVFEVKNADQHYHIPLLLSPFSYTTYRGS; via the exons ATGTCTGGTGCACGGCAATCGTTTCCTGATCCCATTTCATCACATGTTTTGGATACCTCAGCAGGAGTGCCAGGAAGAGATATTCCTATTTCATTGTGGAAGCTCAACCAACAAGATGGGAAGTGGTTGGTAGTGGGCAACAG ACAAAGTACCAACAATGATGGACGTGCATCTGCTTTCTTGACCTGGGATGATTTTACCATCGGCGTTTACAAGGCTCATTTTGAAGTGGCTCcttattttcaaggcaaaaaccAAGAATCGTTCTTTCCATTTTGTGAG ATTGTGTTCGAAGTCAAAAATGCTGATCAGCATTACCACATTCCTCTCTTGTTGAGTCCGTTTAGTTACACTACCTACCGTGGCAGCTAA
- the LOC131878915 gene encoding uncharacterized protein LOC131878915 isoform X1: MCMGVNFNGNRILLQERDNTWLQLPVCPLEFKTREKCTLPTDQCPYAHPQDHVKALPCGYVVSCHDFVFSHGSKKRGCVRNNCKFFHPPMHLRIAVINAGKNNKRIRAELFRQIPAQPSLGIRSLAPGGIMPSPQWPPLANTAPYLWPHPDVTDQFAKSQPLTNNVMEMALTTNNLGLHSGYGLHGYPNPFPTIWYPAPNLVDAPKSTGRSDNSEPSESSPISSGLLPSPPRKRNSMNEVNPMETKRRFTTNSDEVPPGFEAPLVFYQPWSPTSAVSHDTGVNNAFLQYQQQLGFAQQAMAYQQSLLPMGYPFNINKQ; encoded by the exons ATGTGTATGGGAGTGAATTTCAATGGCAATCGAATCTTGTTACAGGAAAGAGACAACACGTGGCTCCAATTGCCCGTTTGTCCGCTTGAATTCAAAACACGAGAAAAATGCACTCTCCCAACAGACCAATGTCCTTACGCCCATCCACAAGACCATGTCAAGGCTCTACCGTGCGGATACGTGGTGTCTTGTCATGATTTTGTATTCAGCCATGGCTCCAAAAAGCGAGGTTGTGTTAGAAACAATTGCAAATTCTTTCACCCACCCATGCATCTCCGGATAGCGGTGATCAATGCGGGAAAGAACAATAAACGCATCCGCGCCGAGCTATTTCGACAAATACCGGCTCAACCTAGTCTGGGAATAAGATCTTTAGCCCCAGGAGGTATAATGCCAAGCCCACAATGGCCACCACTGGCCAATACAGCTCCCTACTTGTGGC CTCACCCTGATGTTACCGACCAATTTGCCAAAAGCCAGCCTTTGACCAACAACGTCATGGAGATGGCTTTGACCACCAATAATCTTGGTTTACACTCTGGATATGGCTTGCATGGATATCCGAACCCTTTTCCAACCATTTGGTACCCAGCCCCAAACCTTGTTGACGCTCCAAAATCAACAGGAAGGTCCGATAACTCTGAGCCCAGCGAGTCTTCTCCGATATCTTCTGGTCTTCTCCCCTCACCTCCTCGAAAACGTAATTCTATGAATGAGGTCAATCCAATGGAGACGAAGAGACGTTTCACAACAAATTCTGATGAAGTCCCTCCGGGTTTTGAAGCTCCTTTGGTCTTCTATCAGCCGTGGAGCCCAACTTCGGCGGTGAGCCACGACACTGGGGTTAATAATGCGTTTCTACAATACCAACAGCAACTGGGTTTCGCCCAACAAGCGATggcttatcaacaaagcctTTTACCCATGGGATATCCATTTAAcatcaataaacaatga
- the LOC131878909 gene encoding endoglycoceramidase-like, giving the protein MVPTLLSVVIVGLGFQISGAERLSKIHVSPTTGFFEDELGRTRLFRGINSVVKKHPWYDPQMLDPKRVQELSDLGFNVIRLGTMWTGVMPESSKLVNQTYVKALKTMAHGFAQSGMYTLLDMHQDLLWKVQARDDVGTYWGVPPWLKHLVQPHEKLFPWPLEQIGAWPCGYLTQEISRGFQSIYDNKNGTARWLSVFWKHMASIFKADSHILGYELINEPWAGDIFSDPSLLLPGVAGRKNLEPLYQQLHTVIREQDDETLIFWEPVTWAYTFPGSSHGLKDVILEAFFKNIKSYELSMLIQAFCGTKSDTNNSELSNFIQNLMHSVTRNVTYQFSKGLGAKPSVFGTGFQTVPGGPDYRNRTVMSWHYYCWAWGFNGGNAEPFDPLIRDLCDNFLGPLEFQTVQDRTEEVGGSGRMLTEFGLCTPDITQQHSKGFIECNFVIESADKQFESWIYWDTAPGNQVLWDEKGHLIPDRAAVFSRPYPRAIDGIPTLLRFDINTKVFRFEFWSELRFGVYTEVFIPPLHYPNGNYRVDLSPQLIWLKDSKNVNVIKMSRNPTIPQAKSPQSYFVEITPFV; this is encoded by the coding sequence ATGGTGCCCACGTTACTGAGTGTTGTAATTGTCGGTCTTGGTTTTCAAATATCAGGTGCCGAAAGGTTAAGTAAAATCCACGTGTCTCCTACGACAGGTTTTTTTGAAGACGAGTTGGGACGAACCAGATTGTTCCGCGGGATCAACTCTGTGGTCAAGAAACATCCTTGGTATGATCCTCAAATGCTTGATCCCAAACGAGTGCAAGAGCTATCAGACTTGGGATTCAATGTGATTCGATTAGGAACAATGTGGACCGGAGTAATGCCTGAAAGCTCCAAGCTTGTCAACCAGACCTACGTTAAAGCCTTGAAGACCATGGCCCATGGGTTTGCTCAATCTGGAATGTACACATTGCTGGATATGCATCAAGACTTACTCTGGAAGGTTCAAGCTCGAGACGACGTCGGAACTTACTGGGGCGTTCCACCTTGGCTCAAACATCTGGTTCAACCTCACGAGAAATTGTTCCCTTGGCCTTTGGAGCAAATTGGAGCTTGGCCTTGCGGATACCTGACTCAAGAAATTAGTCGCGGTTTCCAAAGCATCTACGACAACAAGAACGGAACTGCTCGTTGGTTGTCGGTGTTTTGGAAGCACATggcatcaattttcaaagctgACTCTCACATTCTCGGCTATGAACTGATCAATGAACCTTGGGCCGGGGACATTTTCTCCGATCCATCCCTACTTTTGCCAGGCGTGGCGGGGAGAAAGAACTTGGAACCTCTTTATCAACAACTTCACACGGTGATCAGAGAACAAGATGACGAGACCTTGATCTTCTGGGAACCCGTCACGTGGGCTTATACTTTTCCAGGGTCGTCCCACGGATTAAAGGACGTCATTCTTGAAGccttcttcaaaaatatcaaatcctATGAGTTATCTATGTTGATTCAAGCCTTCTGTGGAACCAAGTCTGACACCAATAATTCCGAATTGTCGAATTTCATACAAAACCTAATGCATTCTGTAACACGCAACGTGACATACCAATTTTCTAAAGGTTTGGGAGCCAAACCTTCAGTATTTGGAACTGGCTTTCAAACAGTTCCAGGTGGACCAGATTATCGAAACCGAACAGTGATGTCTTGGCATTATTATTGCTGGGCCTGGGGATTCAATGGAGGCAATGCAGAACCGTTTGATCCACTCATCAGAGATCTTTGCGACAATTTCTTGGGTCCACTTGAGTTCCAAACTGTTCAAGATCGAACCGAAGAGGTAGGGGGAAGTGGACGAATGTTGACTGAATTCGGCCTTTGCACTCCTGATATCACACAACAACATTCCAAAGGCTTCATCGAATGCAACTTTGTCATCGAATCGGCCgataaacaatttgaatcgTGGATCTATTGGGACACGGCGCCGGGAAACCAAGTATTATGGGATGAAAAAGGGCACTTGATCCCTGATCGAGCTGCTGTGTTCTCTCGTCCATACCCGAGGGCTATTGATGGAATTCCGACTCTTTTGAGGTTTGATATCAATACAAAAGTATTTCGATTCGAATTTTGGTCCGAATTGAGATTCGGTGTCTATACCGAGGTCTTCATTCCGCCTTTGCATTATCCGAATGGGAACTACAGAGTGGATCTCAGTCCGCAACTCATTTGGCTCAAGGATTCCAAGAATGTAAATGTTATCAAGATGTCACGAAACCCGACAATTCCACAAGCAAAATCCCCTCAATCGTATTTCGTTGAAATAACTCCTTTCGTTTGA
- the LOC131878994 gene encoding uncharacterized protein LOC131878994, with product MESSIPVLDVSAISLIHVDPGKSHYDKVGAQLKDAFQTWGFAYLKGHGISSKIVLDCMQTARTFFDLPMEHKETFSRGVERIHGYSAIGREVLENKDIVEFKESFDVHSLDKRQLLGQKEFDGPIQALSHQTVILAQRLLQCLAKDLGIQPKDMLQSHSNMFGQGNATSLRLLHYPPIDLKNSKHQSITRCGEHSDYGGLTLLFQDNHSGLEVRRLDGQWIPVPPIPGTIVVNIGEILQLWSGGRYRATPHRVRGGLDSESTSRYSIATFIHPNNDTIIGPFGSDGMSETNGASKTALDHVEQRFKDTYTP from the exons ATGGAGTCCTCAATTCCAGTGCTCGACGTCTCGGCTATTTCTTTGATTCATGTGGATCCGGGGAAGAGCCACTATGATAAAGTGGGTGCCCAACTCAAGGACGCTTTTCAAACTTGGGGGTTTGCTTACTTGAAAGGCCATGGAATTTCATCCAAAATTGTTCTTGATTGTATGCAAACCGCCCGAACATTCTTCGATCTACCAATGGAGCACAAGGAAACGTTCAG TCGTGGAGTGGAACGAATCCATGGATATTCGGCAATTGGCCGTGAGGTTCTCGAAAACAAGGACATTGTCGAGTTCAAAGAGTCGTTTGATGTGCACTCTTTAGATAAACGTCAACTTCTCGGTCAAAAGGAGTTCGATGGGCCCATTCAAGCCCTCTCTCACCAAACAGTCATCTTGGCTCAACGATTGTTGCAATGTCTGGCCAAAGATTTGGGAATCCAGCCGAAAGATATGTTGCAAAGCCATTCTAACATGTTTGGTCAGGGCAATGCCACTTCTTTGAGACTTTTGCATTATCCTCCTATTGATCTGAAGAATTCCAAGCATCAGTCAATCACCCGTTGTGGAGAGCATTCTGATTACGGGGGGCTGACCTTATTGTTTCAG GACAATCATAGTGGATTGGAAGTTCGGCGATTAGATGGACAATGGATACCTGTTCCACCCATTCCAGGAACGATTGTCGTCAATATTGGAGAGATTCTACAACTGTGGAGTGGGGGGCGTTACCGAGCCACTCCTCATCGTGTTCGCGGGGGATTGGACTCAGAAAGCACCTCTCGATATTCAATTGCCACTTTTATTCATCCCAATAATGACACGATTATTGGTCCATTTGGCAGTGATGGAATGTCCGAAACAAATGGAGCCTCAAAAACTGCTCTAGATCACGTGGAACAACGCTTCAAAGACACCTACACGCCATAA